The following are encoded together in the Enterobacteriaceae endosymbiont of Plateumaris braccata genome:
- the trmD gene encoding tRNA (guanosine(37)-N1)-methyltransferase TrmD: MWIGIISLFPEMFKAIIDYGITNKGIKKKLLTLNFWNPRDYTKKKYHNVDCNIYGGGSGVILKAEPLIKSIHAAQYKVNNSAKLFYLSPQGKKINKSYINNLLTYKNIILLCGRYKGIDERIINYYIDEEISIGDYILSGGELPAMVLIDILTRLIPGVLNTKSSNDTDSFFNNGLLDSPHYTRPRILKNKEKVPEILLSGHHKKIQEWRLQQSLGNTWLKRPDLFKKKKLTKEEKILFNEFKNKLIKKNL; the protein is encoded by the coding sequence ATGTGGATTGGTATTATTAGTTTATTTCCAGAAATGTTTAAAGCAATTATTGATTATGGAATTACGAACAAAGGAATTAAAAAAAAACTTTTAACATTAAATTTTTGGAATCCTCGAGATTATACAAAAAAAAAATATCATAATGTAGATTGTAATATTTATGGAGGAGGTAGCGGGGTTATACTAAAAGCAGAACCGTTAATAAAATCTATTCATGCTGCACAATATAAAGTAAACAACTCTGCTAAGTTGTTTTATTTATCTCCTCAAGGAAAAAAAATTAATAAATCATATATAAATAATTTATTAACTTATAAAAACATAATATTACTTTGTGGTAGGTATAAAGGTATAGATGAACGTATTATAAATTATTATATCGATGAAGAAATATCTATAGGAGATTATATTCTTAGTGGAGGAGAATTGCCAGCTATGGTTTTAATTGATATTTTAACTAGATTAATTCCTGGTGTTTTAAATACAAAATCTTCAAATGATACAGATTCTTTTTTTAATAATGGGTTATTAGATTCTCCACATTATACTAGACCAAGAATTTTAAAAAATAAAGAAAAAGTTCCAGAAATTTTACTATCAGGACATCATAAAAAAATACAAGAATGGAGATTACAACAATCTCTAGGTAATACATGGTTAAAAAGACCAGATTTATTTAAAAAAAAAAAATTAACAAAAGAAGAAAAAATATTATTTAATGAGTTTAAAAACAAATTGATTAAAAAAAATTTATAA
- the rplS gene encoding 50S ribosomal protein L19 — translation MMNIIDSIEKKQIKKSTISLLFRPGDTLEIKVWVVEGSKKRLQLFEGIVIAIRKRGLNTSFTVRKISNNIGIERVFQLYSKIINSITIKKHGYVKKAKLYYLRKLTGKAARIKERLI, via the coding sequence ATAATGAATATTATTGATTCTATTGAAAAAAAACAAATAAAAAAAAGTACAATATCTCTTTTATTTCGACCAGGAGATACACTAGAAATAAAAGTTTGGGTTGTGGAGGGTTCCAAAAAAAGATTACAATTATTTGAAGGAATTGTAATTGCTATACGAAAAAGAGGTTTAAATACTTCCTTTACTGTAAGAAAAATATCTAATAATATTGGTATTGAACGTGTATTTCAATTATATTCAAAAATAATTAATTCTATAACTATAAAAAAACATGGATATGTCAAAAAAGCAAAATTATATTATTTACGTAAATTAACAGGAAAAGCAGCACGTATAAAAGAACGTCTAATTTAA
- the recD gene encoding exodeoxyribonuclease V subunit alpha, with protein sequence MYYFLKKLYKNNFIRLIDLQFAYIMASKNEPYLMFIVAYLSYFISKGNVCLPLLKFNIKKILKRKKIILSKKEIELIDNFTQQEKKLLCYNIVSDGTKVTPLVIEDNCLYLYRIWKEENIIIKNLINNYFNLPKKKNIKKILNILFKSDDIYQKISVAMVFTHKISIITGSPGTGKTNIIAKLILFFIKLYSISLTINIAASTGKAANRLTESINNYFIKNNFLMTKEEKKNIPYKATTIHRLLKINIYNKEPRYNTHNKLITDILIIDEASMIDLNLMSIIFNSLSNNSKLILLGDDNQLPPIEIGYIFKDICNFKKFNFTKKYSEWLYNIVDYNVLKKENKNKHLFLRNFISLLKHNYRYEYNSGINQLAILVRKGNIKKIKNLFLNKTFNNIKFVNINNEIKYKLMINQFIIEYKKYFDYINVKNNVNEIFNIFNTYQILCAVKYGMFGTKEINNQLENEFFQKNILNNTYRKNSWYIGRPIIITQNNNFLNLYNGDIGITFLDTSDNELKVKFNLSNGKYHNILIDNLPKYDIAYAITVHKSQGSEFNNISLVLPNTYSSLLTRELIYTAITRSKSTISIYSTNSILFKSIKSKIIRFSNLENRIIKNIYK encoded by the coding sequence ATGTATTATTTTTTAAAAAAATTATATAAAAATAATTTTATTCGTCTCATTGACTTACAATTTGCATATATAATGGCATCTAAAAATGAACCATACTTAATGTTTATTGTTGCTTATCTCAGTTATTTTATTAGTAAAGGAAACGTTTGTTTACCATTATTAAAATTTAATATAAAAAAAATATTGAAAAGAAAAAAAATAATTTTATCAAAAAAAGAAATAGAATTAATAGATAATTTTACACAACAAGAAAAAAAATTATTATGTTATAATATTGTCAGTGATGGTACGAAAGTCACACCATTAGTAATAGAAGATAATTGTCTTTATTTATATAGAATATGGAAAGAAGAAAATATTATTATTAAAAATTTAATAAATAATTATTTTAATTTACCAAAAAAAAAAAATATAAAAAAAATATTAAATATTTTATTTAAATCAGATGATATCTATCAAAAAATATCTGTAGCCATGGTTTTTACTCATAAAATAAGTATAATTACAGGATCTCCTGGTACAGGAAAAACAAATATTATTGCAAAATTAATTTTATTTTTTATTAAATTATATTCTATTTCATTAACTATTAATATAGCTGCTAGTACAGGGAAAGCAGCTAATCGATTAACAGAATCAATTAATAATTATTTTATAAAAAATAATTTTTTAATGACTAAGGAAGAAAAAAAAAATATTCCTTATAAAGCAACAACTATTCATCGTTTATTAAAAATTAATATTTATAATAAAGAACCTAGATATAATACTCATAATAAATTAATTACTGATATATTAATTATAGATGAAGCTTCTATGATTGATTTAAATTTAATGTCAATAATATTCAATTCTTTATCTAATAATAGTAAACTAATTTTATTAGGTGATGATAATCAATTACCTCCAATAGAAATTGGTTATATTTTTAAAGATATTTGTAATTTTAAAAAATTTAATTTTACAAAAAAATATTCAGAATGGTTATATAATATAGTTGATTATAATGTCTTAAAAAAAGAAAATAAAAATAAACATTTATTTTTACGCAATTTTATTAGTTTATTAAAACATAATTATCGTTATGAATATAATTCAGGAATAAATCAATTAGCTATTTTAGTTAGAAAAGGTAATATAAAAAAAATTAAAAATTTATTTTTAAATAAAACATTTAATAATATTAAATTTGTTAATATTAATAATGAAATAAAATATAAATTAATGATAAATCAGTTTATTATAGAATATAAAAAATATTTTGATTATATAAATGTCAAAAATAATGTTAATGAAATATTTAATATTTTTAATACATACCAAATTTTATGTGCAGTAAAATATGGAATGTTTGGTACAAAAGAAATTAACAATCAATTAGAAAATGAGTTTTTTCAAAAAAATATTTTAAATAATACTTATAGAAAAAATAGTTGGTATATAGGTAGACCTATTATTATTACCCAAAATAATAATTTTTTAAATTTATATAATGGTGATATAGGTATTACTTTTTTAGATACATCAGATAATGAATTAAAAGTTAAATTTAATTTATCTAATGGTAAATATCATAATATTCTTATTGATAATTTACCTAAATATGATATTGCTTACGCAATTACTGTACATAAATCACAAGGATCAGAATTTAATAATATATCTTTAGTATTACCTAATACATATTCATCTTTATTAACTAGAGAATTAATCTATACTGCTATTACAAGATCAAAATCTACAATATCTATTTATAGTACAAATTCAATATTATTTAAATCAATAAAATCTAAAATAATACGATTTTCTAATTTAGAAAACCGTATTATAAAAAATATTTATAAATGA
- the recB gene encoding exodeoxyribonuclease V subunit beta produces the protein MIQNILKIREFDPFVDNLNQKCLIEASAGTGKTFTIIIIYLRFLLGLYKNNRVNIPLSVEEILVVTFTDVSTQDLCKRIKNSINILRIACIKGNSPYPIINNFLKEIKDLQKASLILLKAELNFHNATILTIHSFCHKILNIKNYEINSFVYNKKLINNEIYLQYNASISFWRKYLYPLPKNIAKTVLQYWSTPNDLMNKLLPFLLKDELPKFYLNNINLIKQFNKNIKYIKFLKKQWIRYKDDIINIIITSNVNKHVYNNKSIKLWIENIDQWTTNNTEDNFIPEQLKRFSQKILISKTINKKNFPKHILFKNIDIYLDKIISLKILIIIKAIKYIKSLVKKNKEKNEEISFNDLLSILNKSLNKFNENKNLAEDIRKLYPVALIDEFQDTDIKQYNIFKKIYINKSNCTLILIGDPKQAIYSFRGADIFTYIKASLEIKNRYTLKNNWRSSKTMINGVNKIFSNCQYPFFFKNIVFYPASYVKQKLNYNFIINNIIQPGITIWFLPKETNLNLYRQIISYQCAYEICQWLILSQHQKIFLQKNKNNSNIINISDIIVLVRNKYEANIIQKEFIKFNIPSIYLSNSNSVFETIEAKELVLLLKSILEPHKIKQLKNILASNLFNIDLSNLDSKKEKCFLERSIIQFIKYKNLWNKNGILLMLENIFLKKNILFKKNIINTFHKKKIQNILHIAELIEIECIKIKSKKQIIIWLIKQISFPNNRSLNQQIRIQNDSNQIKIITIHKAKGLQYPLVWVPFISSNFIDLVHNEGIIYRNRKTLKTIIDFNNNNDSIKYALEEMLSENLRLLYVSLTRSIFHCSIGIGNIKNTKKQYRKYFPYRSAVEFLINDKGFIDYKNFQNLLFNLESKDIEIKIITKKKQIQYNPIYLIEKKNNDQYNKLKVIKYNKILITSYSNIKNDLNLNNNIYKYKFFNSKKKNIEKTPHTFPTGKTIGIILHKIFEKLDFTKKILYSFIKTKFFHKEINCSWYSILIKWLTNILHHPLGTDKIILNKIQNKNKITELEFYLNINNKLSMMKLCNIICKYDKISKKLSKLNNDYQGILKGFIDLIILWNNKYYIIDYKSNWLGKNYNKYTNKCMEKDINLNRYDLQYQIYTLVLHKYLYSRIKNYNYEKHFGSVLYLYIRGINNIKNSSNGIWEIRPSYKLIKKLDQLIS, from the coding sequence ATGATACAAAATATACTAAAAATTAGAGAATTTGATCCTTTTGTGGATAATTTAAATCAAAAATGCTTAATAGAAGCTTCAGCTGGTACTGGAAAAACTTTTACAATAATTATTATATATTTACGTTTTTTATTAGGTTTATATAAAAATAATAGAGTTAATATTCCATTATCAGTAGAAGAAATATTAGTAGTAACATTTACTGATGTTTCAACACAAGATTTATGTAAAAGAATAAAAAATAGTATAAATATATTACGTATAGCATGTATAAAAGGTAATAGTCCATATCCTATTATTAATAATTTTCTTAAAGAAATAAAAGATTTACAAAAAGCAAGCTTAATTTTGTTAAAAGCAGAATTAAATTTTCATAATGCAACAATTTTAACTATTCATTCGTTTTGTCACAAAATATTAAATATTAAAAATTATGAAATTAACAGTTTTGTTTATAATAAAAAATTAATTAATAATGAGATTTATTTACAATATAATGCATCTATAAGCTTTTGGAGAAAATATTTATATCCTTTACCAAAAAATATTGCAAAAACTGTATTACAATATTGGTCTACACCTAATGATTTAATGAATAAATTACTCCCATTTTTATTAAAAGATGAATTACCTAAATTTTATTTAAATAATATTAATTTAATTAAACAATTTAATAAAAACATTAAATATATTAAATTTTTAAAAAAACAATGGATAAGATATAAAGATGATATTATCAATATCATTATAACATCTAATGTTAATAAACATGTTTATAATAATAAATCTATTAAACTTTGGATAGAAAATATAGATCAATGGACAACAAACAATACTGAAGATAATTTTATTCCAGAACAATTAAAAAGATTTTCTCAAAAAATTTTAATTTCAAAAACTATAAATAAAAAAAATTTTCCGAAACATATTTTATTTAAAAATATAGATATATATTTAGATAAAATAATTAGTTTAAAAATTTTGATAATAATTAAAGCTATAAAATATATAAAATCTTTAGTAAAAAAAAATAAAGAAAAAAATGAAGAAATTAGCTTTAATGATTTATTATCAATATTAAATAAATCATTAAATAAATTTAATGAGAATAAAAATTTAGCAGAAGATATCAGAAAATTATATCCTGTTGCATTAATAGATGAATTTCAAGATACAGATATTAAACAATATAATATTTTTAAAAAAATCTATATAAATAAGTCTAATTGTACATTAATATTAATAGGAGATCCTAAGCAAGCTATTTATTCTTTTAGAGGAGCTGATATTTTTACTTATATTAAAGCTTCTCTTGAAATTAAAAATCGTTATACATTAAAGAATAATTGGAGATCATCTAAAACTATGATTAATGGTGTTAATAAAATATTTTCTAATTGTCAATATCCTTTTTTTTTTAAAAATATAGTTTTTTATCCAGCGTCATATGTTAAACAAAAATTAAATTATAATTTTATTATTAATAATATTATTCAACCGGGAATCACTATTTGGTTTTTACCTAAAGAAACAAACTTAAATTTATATAGACAAATAATATCATACCAATGTGCTTATGAAATCTGTCAATGGCTTATATTAAGTCAACACCAAAAAATTTTTTTACAAAAAAATAAAAATAATAGTAATATTATTAATATTTCAGATATAATAGTATTAGTACGCAATAAATATGAAGCTAATATTATACAAAAAGAATTTATAAAATTTAATATTCCTTCTATCTATTTATCTAATTCTAATAGTGTTTTTGAAACAATAGAAGCAAAAGAATTAGTACTTTTATTAAAATCTATTTTAGAACCACATAAAATAAAACAATTAAAAAATATTTTAGCAAGTAATTTATTTAATATAGATTTATCTAATTTAGATAGTAAAAAAGAAAAATGTTTTTTAGAAAGAAGTATTATTCAATTTATCAAATATAAAAATCTATGGAATAAAAACGGAATTTTATTAATGTTAGAAAATATTTTTTTAAAAAAAAATATTTTATTCAAAAAAAATATAATTAATACTTTTCACAAAAAAAAAATACAAAATATATTACATATAGCAGAATTAATAGAAATAGAATGTATAAAAATTAAAAGTAAAAAACAAATTATTATATGGTTAATAAAACAAATTTCATTTCCGAATAATAGATCGCTTAATCAACAAATAAGAATACAAAATGATTCTAATCAAATAAAAATAATTACTATTCATAAAGCTAAAGGTTTACAATACCCATTGGTATGGGTACCTTTTATTTCTTCTAACTTTATAGATTTAGTACATAATGAAGGAATAATTTATCGTAATAGAAAAACACTAAAAACTATTATAGATTTTAATAATAATAATGATAGTATAAAATATGCATTAGAAGAAATGTTATCAGAAAATTTACGATTATTATATGTATCTCTAACTAGATCAATTTTTCATTGTAGTATTGGTATAGGAAATATTAAAAATACTAAAAAACAATATCGAAAATATTTTCCATATAGAAGTGCTGTAGAATTTTTAATAAATGATAAAGGTTTCATAGATTATAAAAATTTTCAAAATTTATTATTTAATTTAGAAAGTAAAGATATTGAAATTAAAATTATAACTAAAAAAAAACAAATACAATATAATCCTATTTATCTTATAGAAAAAAAAAATAATGATCAATATAATAAATTAAAAGTTATTAAATATAATAAAATATTAATCACAAGTTATTCTAATATTAAAAATGATTTAAATTTAAATAATAATATTTATAAATATAAATTTTTCAATTCTAAAAAAAAAAATATAGAAAAAACACCACATACATTTCCTACGGGGAAAACAATTGGAATTATTTTACATAAAATTTTTGAAAAATTAGATTTTACTAAAAAAATTCTATATTCTTTTATTAAAACAAAGTTTTTTCATAAAGAAATAAATTGTTCTTGGTATTCTATATTAATAAAATGGTTAACAAATATATTACATCATCCACTAGGAACAGATAAAATTATTTTAAATAAAATACAAAACAAAAACAAAATAACAGAATTAGAATTCTATTTAAATATAAATAATAAATTATCTATGATGAAATTATGTAATATAATATGTAAATATGATAAAATATCCAAAAAATTATCGAAATTAAATAATGATTATCAAGGAATATTAAAAGGATTTATTGATTTAATAATTTTATGGAATAATAAATATTATATAATAGATTATAAATCTAATTGGTTAGGAAAAAATTATAATAAATATACTAATAAATGTATGGAAAAAGATATTAATCTAAACAGATATGATTTACAATATCAAATATATACATTAGTTTTACATAAATATCTTTATTCTCGTATTAAAAATTATAATTATGAAAAACATTTTGGAAGTGTTTTATATTTATATATTAGGGGTATTAATAATATAAAAAATAGTTCAAATGGTATTTGGGAAATAAGGCCGTCTTATAAATTAATTAAAAAGTTAGATCAATTAATTTCTTAA
- a CDS encoding exodeoxyribonuclease V subunit gamma produces MLNLSTKKFYPEEIFYLLGNNEISKKFSINHEDDLIYLRYWINDIGIKHGLNFHNFKNLSLPKDQYTWKFGLYRMLYGYAIDNNSGNWNGIIPYNGTFGVLGELLGKFTYFLFTLYKWKKQLKKKQLIQNWKKKIIQLYSEFFYSNIDSNKYMKYLFKNIILFIDNGINTNYKQKISINIIIKEFQILLEKKKKQFNYSFNKINFCNFGQLNYIAFKASFVIGMNSKYYPRYSYPVVFNLIKKYPKQNDKNNLDQEKYFFLELLMASKKKLYLSYIDTNNINYDRKYPSILITELLEYISNNYEIKKNKISNHIVNHIYHINQKKNIFTNFDFNDFNFLNKQNFFDIKLSILKMKKILLKNIINFWKDPLKGFFNQRLGVYLQELNQFQFSEIEPFSLDYLTKYQINTQILHSLILNKNINSIYYNYLNKGILPYGNYGKILWNNNKENIYKLLDNLKLCKYDNIIKYINLNISGITLYGKINLISYIEGFIKYEPKIIDIKSIISFWIEHLILCIIDIRQGEKFISKIIGFKNTKYVFNYIQPDIAIILLKKYIDGYICGLNNPIMLPMQNSWKWLYYCYNKKNQCINYDNFIQKKAKNIFFYLWNINSNFIGNYNNIYFNRLNYFFNEKNWLKTIKLIEKWLLPIIFYMK; encoded by the coding sequence TTGTTAAATTTATCAACAAAAAAATTTTATCCTGAAGAAATATTTTATTTATTAGGTAATAATGAAATTTCAAAAAAATTTTCTATTAATCATGAAGATGATTTAATATATTTACGTTATTGGATAAATGATATTGGTATAAAACATGGATTAAACTTTCATAATTTTAAAAATCTTTCTTTACCTAAAGATCAATATACTTGGAAATTTGGGTTATATCGTATGTTATATGGGTATGCTATAGATAATAATTCAGGGAATTGGAATGGAATAATTCCTTATAATGGTACATTTGGAGTATTAGGAGAATTATTAGGAAAATTTACTTATTTTTTATTTACATTATATAAATGGAAAAAACAATTAAAGAAAAAACAATTGATACAAAATTGGAAAAAAAAAATAATACAATTATATTCAGAATTTTTTTATTCAAATATTGATTCAAATAAATATATGAAGTATTTATTTAAAAATATTATTTTATTTATTGATAATGGAATAAATACAAATTATAAACAAAAAATATCTATTAATATTATTATAAAAGAATTTCAAATTTTATTAGAAAAGAAAAAAAAACAATTTAATTATTCTTTTAATAAAATTAATTTTTGTAATTTTGGTCAACTGAATTATATAGCTTTTAAAGCTAGTTTTGTAATAGGTATGAATAGTAAATATTATCCTAGATATTCATATCCAGTAGTTTTTAATTTAATAAAAAAATATCCTAAACAAAATGATAAAAATAATTTAGATCAAGAAAAATATTTTTTTCTTGAGTTATTAATGGCTTCTAAAAAAAAATTATATTTGAGTTATATTGATACTAATAATATAAATTATGATAGGAAATATCCTTCTATTTTAATAACTGAACTATTAGAATATATTTCTAATAATTATGAGATTAAAAAAAATAAAATATCTAATCATATTGTTAATCATATATATCATATAAATCAAAAAAAAAATATTTTTACAAATTTTGATTTTAATGATTTTAATTTTTTAAATAAACAAAATTTTTTTGATATAAAATTATCAATATTAAAAATGAAAAAAATTTTGTTAAAAAACATTATAAATTTTTGGAAAGATCCTTTAAAAGGGTTTTTTAATCAAAGGTTAGGAGTATATTTACAAGAATTAAATCAATTTCAATTTTCAGAAATAGAACCTTTCTCACTTGATTATTTAACAAAATACCAAATTAATACACAAATATTACATTCTTTAATTTTAAATAAAAATATTAATTCAATTTATTATAATTATTTAAATAAAGGAATTTTACCTTATGGTAATTATGGAAAAATATTGTGGAATAATAATAAAGAAAATATATATAAATTATTAGATAATTTAAAATTATGTAAATATGATAATATAATTAAATATATCAATTTAAATATATCAGGAATAACATTATATGGAAAAATAAATCTTATAAGTTATATTGAAGGTTTTATAAAATATGAACCAAAAATTATAGATATAAAATCTATTATATCTTTTTGGATTGAACATTTAATCTTATGTATAATAGATATTAGACAAGGAGAAAAATTCATTTCAAAAATTATAGGATTTAAAAATACTAAATATGTTTTTAATTATATTCAACCTGATATAGCAATTATTTTATTAAAAAAATATATTGATGGATATATATGTGGATTAAATAATCCAATTATGTTACCTATGCAAAATTCTTGGAAATGGTTATATTATTGTTATAATAAAAAAAATCAATGTATTAATTATGATAATTTTATACAAAAAAAAGCAAAAAATATTTTTTTTTATCTTTGGAATATAAATTCTAATTTTATTGGGAATTATAATAATATTTATTTTAATAGATTAAATTATTTTTTTAATGAAAAAAATTGGTTAAAAACTATAAAATTAATAGAAAAATGGCTCTTACCTATTATTTTTTATATGAAATAA
- a CDS encoding exodeoxyribonuclease V subunit gamma, whose product MFTIYRSNDLDILLNLIKYNILENPLKNPLRTEIIILSDLTLIPYLKINLSKIIGIHANINYINPERFIWDLFIKIIPKISKENIFNKKMIIWQLMSIIPKIIILPEFKNFKKYLNDIKNINYLFQISIQIANLYDEYQKYRPKWLFLWENDQKIFLFNDKDQIWQAKLWKKLIIYNKIILGKQLWYLSKLYNYIIHIQNKKTIKYSILPERIFILETQNIPLIYLQLLEKLTKYIEIHILIKNPCIHYWDNIQTNKNDNFNNSLLFSWGNYGLNNINKLINLQSRMIESFVKIKPTNLLNNIQTDILLLQDHSLLKNKKKINVSDDSIQINTFVDLKQEIEFLSINIIKLINNKNYFLHDIIVVSPNLDIYLPFIYSIFNKKKLPFNIYLDVNKNNIFNVPDTFFFC is encoded by the coding sequence ATGTTTACAATATATCGTTCTAATGATTTGGATATTTTACTAAATTTAATAAAATATAATATTTTAGAAAATCCATTAAAGAATCCATTACGAACAGAAATTATAATTTTATCTGATTTAACATTAATTCCATATTTAAAGATTAATTTATCTAAGATAATAGGAATACATGCTAATATTAATTATATTAATCCAGAAAGATTTATTTGGGATTTATTTATAAAAATTATTCCAAAAATTTCTAAAGAAAATATTTTTAATAAAAAAATGATTATTTGGCAATTAATGAGTATTATTCCAAAAATAATTATTTTACCTGAATTTAAAAATTTTAAAAAATATTTAAATGATATTAAAAATATTAATTATTTATTTCAAATATCAATTCAAATTGCTAATTTATATGATGAATATCAAAAATATCGTCCAAAATGGTTATTTTTATGGGAAAATGATCAAAAAATATTTCTTTTCAATGATAAAGATCAGATTTGGCAAGCTAAATTATGGAAAAAATTAATTATATATAACAAAATAATATTAGGTAAACAATTATGGTATTTAAGTAAATTATATAATTATATAATTCATATTCAAAATAAAAAAACAATAAAATATTCTATATTACCAGAAAGAATATTTATTTTAGAAACACAAAATATACCTTTGATATATTTACAATTATTAGAAAAATTAACAAAATATATAGAAATTCATATTTTAATCAAAAATCCTTGTATACATTATTGGGATAATATTCAAACAAATAAAAACGATAACTTTAATAATTCATTATTATTTTCTTGGGGAAACTATGGATTAAATAATATAAATAAATTAATAAATTTACAATCAAGAATGATAGAATCATTTGTAAAAATAAAACCTACAAATTTATTAAATAATATACAAACAGATATTTTACTCTTACAAGATCATTCTTTATTAAAAAATAAAAAAAAGATTAATGTTTCAGATGATTCTATACAAATAAATACTTTTGTAGATCTTAAACAAGAAATAGAATTTTTATCAATTAATATTATTAAATTAATAAATAATAAAAATTATTTTTTGCATGATATTATTGTAGTCTCTCCTAATTTAGATATATATTTACCTTTTATTTATTCTATATTTAATAAAAAAAAATTACCTTTTAATATTTATTTAGATGTTAATAAAAATAATATTTTTAATGTACCAGATACATTTTTTTTTTGTTAA